Proteins encoded by one window of Sorex araneus isolate mSorAra2 chromosome 3, mSorAra2.pri, whole genome shotgun sequence:
- the MRM3 gene encoding rRNA methyltransferase 3, mitochondrial isoform X2, producing MKFPETQLHQSLPLLLICDNLRDPGNLGTALRSAAGAGCCKVLLTKGCVDAWEPKVLRAGMGAHFQVPVINNLDWESLPGYLPPDTRVFVADNCGLHAQAQKSASASDHGWVSSHQLMKRHKYEEEEDGEPEASEGWLPELEVQSYDSDWTEAPAAVVIGGETHGVSLESLQLAASTGGRRLLIPVVPGVDSLNSAMAASILLFEGRRQWRAKAAHLSRERSGLGGPP from the exons ATGAAATTTCCAGAGACTCAGCTTCACCAATCACTGCCTTTATTGTTGATCTGTGACAATCTCCGCGACcctgggaacctggggacagctCTCAGATCTGCTGCTGGGGCCGGCTGTTGTAAGGTCTTACTCACCAAAG GCTGTGTGGATGCCTGGGAGCCCAAAGTGCTGCGGGCAGGTATGGGTGCGCATTTCCAGGTACCTGTCATCAACAACCTGGACTGGGAGTCGCTGCCCGGCTACCTGCCCCCTGACACCAGGGTCTTCGTGGCTGACAACTGTGGCCTTCATGCCCAGGCCCAGAAGTCGGCTTCCGCCAGCGACCACGGCTGGGTGTCCAGCCACCAACTTATGAAGCGTCACAAgtacgaggaggaggaagacggaGAACCAGAAGCCAGTGAAGGCTGGCTCCCAGAACTCGAGGTCCAGAGTTATGACTCGGACTGGACGGAGGCCCCCGCGGCGGTGGTGATAGGCGGGGAGACACACGGGGTGAGCCTGGAGTCCCTGCAGCTGGCCGCGAGCACCGGGGGCAGGCGGCTGCTCATCCCTGTCGTGCCTGGCGTGGACAGCCTCAACTCTGCCATGGCGGCAAGCATCTTGCTGTTTGAAGGGAGGCGGCAGTGGCGGGCCAAGGCCGCCCACTTGAGCAGGGAAAGGAGTGGACTAGGAGGGCCACCGTAG